The Nostoc sp. 'Lobaria pulmonaria (5183) cyanobiont' genome window below encodes:
- the psaC gene encoding photosystem I iron-sulfur center protein PsaC → MSHSVKIYDTCIGCTQCVRACPTDVLEMVPWDGCKAAQIASSPRTEDCVGCKRCETACPTDFLSIRVYLGAETTRSMGLAY, encoded by the coding sequence ATGTCTCATTCTGTAAAAATCTACGATACCTGCATTGGCTGCACCCAATGCGTCCGCGCTTGCCCAACTGATGTACTTGAGATGGTTCCTTGGGATGGCTGTAAAGCTGCTCAAATTGCCTCTTCACCCCGTACAGAAGACTGCGTAGGCTGTAAGCGTTGCGAAACCGCTTGTCCCACCGACTTTTTGAGCATCCGGGTTTACCTGGGCGCTGAAACAACTCGCAGTATGGGTCTAGCTTACTAA